DNA sequence from the Ruminococcus albus 7 = DSM 20455 genome:
AAGACCATACGAGAATACGGAGGTTAAGTAAAATGAATATAAAAGCACTGGCTGCACTTGCGGCAGCGGCAGTTATGGCAGTTTCCGTCTCTGCCTGCGGCAAGAAGACAGACAATAAGGATAAGACCGACAGCAAGGCTGAAACTACTGCCGAAGAGGATATCGAGAGCACCCCTGAGGAGGACAGCGCGGCTGAGACCACTACGGCTGCAGCAGAATCCAAGCCTGATGAAAAACAGGATGAAGAAAAGATCAAAAAGTACATAGGCGAAAAGGATGCCAAGAAGTCCGACTACTCCGTAGAGCTGACAAACGGCACTGAGAACGTGATAATCGGTTTTGCCATAAACTACGGTGACGGGGAATACAGTGAGAACCTGATCCCTGCAAATGAGGATTTCGAGATAGACGAGGTAAGGCTGTTAAACTGGTCGCACACGGTATCGGGCGATGTGATGACACTTGGTGATTTCAATGTTGAGATCACGCTGGAGGACGGCAAAAGATTCGAGCTCCACGGTTTCCCGCTGACAGATATGCTCTCGGGCGAGATAAGACTGATGGACGAATACGCTTTCCTGGTATACACCAACAAGATCGGTGACAGCAAGGACACGATGAAGAAGGAAGCTGATATAGCAGAAAAGGAAAGGGAGAAGGAGGAGGCAAAGACCGCTACTACCACTACCACGACAACTCCCGAGCCTGAGCCGGAGCCTGAGCCTTCCGAGGAGGATACTGATACTACCACCGTTACGACAGTGCCTGAAAGCCAGGCTGAGGAATCTCAGGCTGAACAGCAGTACGATGATCAGCAGCAGGGTGAAGTAATTTATTGATATACACAAAGTATCGGAGAGCAAAAGTGCTCTCCGTTTTTTTACAGCGGTATATACATATCAGCAAAGCGGAAGGAGTTAGTCCATGAGAAAGCTTATTTACGGGATCACGGCGGCTATAATGTTGTTTGGCACAGCTTATACACCTGCTGACGTTAATTTTTTTGATGCGGTCATTTCAGCGGATGCGGCTGAAGCCGCTGAGTATACAGAGGACGGATTCGGCTGCGTAAACACCGGGGACGGAGTCAGGATAGTATCATATACGGGCACAGACACTGATCTTGTACTTCCTTCGGTCATAAGGGGCAGGGATGTTACTTCCATAGCCCCTTACTGCTTTGAATTCAACAATACCCTCCGTCATGTGACCATAAGCGACAGCATCAAAGATATAGGCGATCATGCATTTTTCGGCTGCCGCGGTCTTATCAGCGCGGATATACCCACAGGTGTGACAAGTATAGGCAATTCATGCTTCTGGGGATGTACGAAGCTTGAAAAAGTACATATCCCCGACAGTGTCACCGTTTTGGGACCCCTTGTATTCTCCGGATGCACCGCACTCACCGATGTGGCGCTGCCATCGGGACTTGAGGTACTGCCCGATTACACCTTCAACAGCTGCAGGTCACTTTCGGATGTGACTATCCCTGAAAGTGTGACGGAGATACGCTACAAGTGCTTCACGGATTGCACATCCCTTAAAACACTGAGGATACCGAAAGATGCAAAGATAGCGGATCACGCTGTGGGTTTTTATACTGAGGGCAGCAGCTGCAAACTAACTGAGGGATTTACGATGTATGTTTATCACGGCTCCCCTGCTGAGGAATATGCAGTGAGATCAGGAGTTCCTCACTTATGCGCTGATGCTGTTGCCGGCGATGTGAATGCTGACGGCACAGTAAACGTAAATGACATAGTTCTTATCGCTGCACACATAAAAGGGATCGCACCTATGGACACGGGATCGGCTGCAAGGGCAGATGTCAATGGTGATGACCATGTTACAGTGACAGATCTTTCAATGACCGCAGCACACGTCAAGGGCAAAAAGAGCCTGTGACAATATGTACAGGATATACCTTTTGACGATGATCAAATAAATTGCAAACTTTTGTTGCGCAACTGCCCGCAAAAGTTGCTTGACCCGAAGCCGCTTTTGATATATAATATAACCCAAGGAAACAACAGCAAGCGGCGAATAAACAAAAAGACGCCGTAGAGCAAAAGAAAGATAACAAAATATCCCGGAGGATGCCCCTTTACATATGCGGAGAGATATTACATAAAAACCGCAAAGGGATGACCGTGATACGGCAGCCTTCGGGATAGGCCGAAACGGCAGTACGAGCATTGGCAGGCGACGATGCTATGCCGCAGATCTCATATCTGGATAATGAGATGTA
Encoded proteins:
- a CDS encoding leucine-rich repeat protein, yielding MRKLIYGITAAIMLFGTAYTPADVNFFDAVISADAAEAAEYTEDGFGCVNTGDGVRIVSYTGTDTDLVLPSVIRGRDVTSIAPYCFEFNNTLRHVTISDSIKDIGDHAFFGCRGLISADIPTGVTSIGNSCFWGCTKLEKVHIPDSVTVLGPLVFSGCTALTDVALPSGLEVLPDYTFNSCRSLSDVTIPESVTEIRYKCFTDCTSLKTLRIPKDAKIADHAVGFYTEGSSCKLTEGFTMYVYHGSPAEEYAVRSGVPHLCADAVAGDVNADGTVNVNDIVLIAAHIKGIAPMDTGSAARADVNGDDHVTVTDLSMTAAHVKGKKSL